GAATAATGTGGCTTGCGCTTTTCGAATTAACTTGGGTTATAAGGAATCCATCCTTCAGAATCTCCCTCTTCAGCATTCTGCTGTTCCATCATATCCTGGCCCTTTTCAAAAGCAGCTGTCATCGGACAATAGCGGACGATGCCTTCCCCTACCTTCATCGCACCCAACATCGCCATGAAGATGTAGGAATCGCGCCATGGACGTTTCACCATTTTTGAAGTGGACCAGGCAAGGACAGTCAAGCCAATTGTGATCCTGACGAGTGCGTTGATGATTCCAATATTCGGTCGAACATTCATTTTTCATCGCTCCTTTACACCATTTTTACAGTTAATTTGCAATTCTTTAATGCGTTAAACAGTGAAATATGTTACGATAGTACAGTAATGTAAGGGCTTTCTTTTAACAAAATTTTGTGAAATGTCCAGCTCCAGCGCCTAGCCCCTCGAGGTCGCTTGTCCAGTGTCGCCTCCTAGAAACTTCGAAACTTCAACTCCGCCGGCAGAAGCAAAAAGCGCTTCTTTGTCGGAGTCTCCAGTTTCTGCGTTTCTGGACAGTCGGCTATACATTTCGATTTCGGTCCGCCCAATGAAGTCCAAGAATGACTTCACCGGTCGGCCCTCCAGCGCTTGTTGGGGCTGACCAAGGCGCTTGCGCTTTTCGTTTTAAAATAGAGAAAAGGGGAACATGGTATGGAACAACGTTATCGATGGAAAAACAAACAATTGCGCGACCATGCTGCTGTTTTGGACGGCACCCTTTCACCAACGGTCTTATTGAAGAATGCGACATATTTGAACCAGACATTCCGCAAGTGGATGACTGCAAACATTTGGATTTACAATGACAGGATTGTGTATGTTGGTGAAAACCTGCCTGAAAATACAAAGCAATGTGAAATAATGGATTGCACCGGGATTAAGCTGGTGCCGGGATATATTGAACCTCATGCCCACCCGTTTCAACTTTATAATCCCCATTCTTTCGCTGCCTATGCATCACAGACGGGGACGACTACATTGATCAATGACAATATGGTGCTGGCTTTACAATTAGGTAAAAAGAAAGCGTTTTCTTTTATCAATGAGCTGAATGACAATCCGGTCACGATGTACTGGTGGTGCCGTTTTGATGCGCAAACCGAAATTCAGCATGAGGAAGAGGTCTTCTCCAACAGCAATGTCAGGGCCTGGCTTGAACATGAGAATGTCGTCCAGGGCGGTGAACTGACGTGCTGGCCGAAGCTGATGAACGGAGATGACATGATCCTTCACTGGATGCAGGAAACGAAGCGCCATCATAAGAAGATTGAGGGGCATTTCCCTGGTGCATCGGAAAAGACGCTGGCAAAAATGATGCTGTTCGGCGCGGATTGTGATCATGAGGCAATGACTGGCGAGGAAGTCAGAAGAAGGCTGATGCAGGGATACATGGTGTCATTGAGGCATTCATCGATCCGTCCGGATTTGCCTAAGCTGCTCGATGATATTCATGAACTGGATATTGCGGTATACGACCGTTTCATGATGACGACAGACGGAGCATCGACCGCTTTTTATGAAAATGGTGTGATCGATGAATTGATTCGCATTGCTATTGAAAAAGGCGTTCCCATCTTCGATGCTTATAATATGGCAACAATCAATGTCGCTCGTTACTATAATTTCGAGCATCTGCACGGCAATATCGCGACAGGACGGGTAGCGAACATCAACATTTTAAGTGATGAAATGAACCCGACACCTGTTTCAGTGCTGGCAAAAGGCCAGTGGGTGAAGCGTGATGGTGAAGCAATCGATGCAGCTAAAGAGATGGACTGGTCCGAAATGGGCTTCGAGCCGCTTAACATGGATTGGGATCTGACATTGGACGATATGCAATTCTCAATGCCATTCGGGATCAAGATGGAGAACTCGGTCATTACGAAGCCTTATTCGATTTCCATTGACGTTTCCGCTGAGGAATTATCGTCAAAGCATGATGAGTGCTTTTTCATGCTGATCGACCGCCATGGCAAATGGCGCATCAATACGATGCTGAAGGGCTTTGCGACAGAGTTGCAGGGGCTGGCAAGTTCGTTCTCCAATACCGGGGATATCATTTTAATTGGTAAAAGCAAGCAGGATATGATGGCTGCTTTTAACAGAATGAAGGAGATTGGCGGGGGGATTGTCGCCTGTGAAAATGGTGTGCCGGTCAAGGAGATTCCATTGAGGTTGCAGGGTATCATGTCCAGCCATCCGGTGACAGAACTGATGGCCGAGGAGAAGAAGCTGCTTGAATATTTAAAGGAAAAAGGCTATAAATTCGCCGATCCGATTTATTCATTATTATTCTTCAGTTCAACGCATTTGCCATATATCCGCATCACACAAGAGGGCATCTATGATGTGATGAAAAAAACGGTACTCTTTCCAACGATAATGCGTTAAAATATAACAGTGCATCTAGAGATAGACAGCCATGATCGAACTTGGAGATCAAGGGGTGGCGAAAATGAGAAAAAAATGGATCGCTGTGCTTGCGGCCGCGATTGTGCTTACGGCAGGGTGCAGCAGTAAAGAGACAGAGAAAAAAGAAGCAACAGAACATAAAGAAAAAGTGATTGAAGTAGATGAGGTTGTCGCTCCGGAGGAACTGCCGTATCAGTTCCCGCTGACCGGAGTCGGTACTGCCGAGGAGAGTTCTGACCGGGCGGTGGCCGTGGTAGTCAATAACCATCCAAAGGCGCGTCCGCAATCCGGCCTTCACAAAGCTGACGTGGTTCATGAGGTCCTTGCAGAAGGAGACGTTACAAGGTTCGTGGCGATTTTCCAGAGCGAAAAGCCCGAAAAAATAGGACCGGTTCGCAGTGCGAGGGAATACTTTATCGGCCTGGCATCCGGGTTTGACAGCTTCTTCATCGCCCATGGCTATAGCCCTGAAGCGAAGGAAATGCTTGAACGCGGAGCGATTGATAACATCAACGGAATGCAATATGACGGAACACTGTTCAAGCGGGCCGATTTCCGGAAGGCGCCTCATAATTCTTATATCACCTATAAGAATATTGTGAAGGGAGCGGAAACGAGAGGCTACGCACTTGATGAAGCACCGGCTCCTGCAGTATTCTTGAGCAGTGAGGAAGCTGGACAGCTGGAAGGTACTCCGGCAGAAGAATTCATGGTGAAGTACGGTTCGCCGTCGTTTGATGCGATTTATGAATACGACACGGCTGAGCAGAAATACCACCGTTTTAATGGCAGTGAGGAAACAGTTGACCTTGAAACGAAGGATCCTGTTCTGCTCGACAATATCCTTGTCGTGCAAATGGACCATCAGGTAATTGATAGTGCAGGCCGCAGGGTTATCGATATGGATTCGGGCGGCAAGGGATATCTGTTCCAAAAAGGCAAAGTGAATGAGATACAATGGAAAAATGAAGCTGGCAGGATCACCCCTTATAAGGATGGGGTAAAAGCTGGTTTCGTTCCCGGGAAAACATGGATCAACATTGTCCCATCAATCAGCGATGTCTCATTCGACTCTCAACAATAAAATTCTGAGTGAATTAAGGGGTAGACTATATGCAAATTGATAAATTAAGAGGTAAAGAACTCGATCAATTATTCAAGGCG
This window of the Mesobacillus jeotgali genome carries:
- a CDS encoding YgaP family membrane protein, whose protein sequence is MNVRPNIGIINALVRITIGLTVLAWSTSKMVKRPWRDSYIFMAMLGAMKVGEGIVRYCPMTAAFEKGQDMMEQQNAEEGDSEGWIPYNPS
- a CDS encoding adenine deaminase C-terminal domain-containing protein, with the protein product MEQRYRWKNKQLRDHAAVLDGTLSPTVLLKNATYLNQTFRKWMTANIWIYNDRIVYVGENLPENTKQCEIMDCTGIKLVPGYIEPHAHPFQLYNPHSFAAYASQTGTTTLINDNMVLALQLGKKKAFSFINELNDNPVTMYWWCRFDAQTEIQHEEEVFSNSNVRAWLEHENVVQGGELTCWPKLMNGDDMILHWMQETKRHHKKIEGHFPGASEKTLAKMMLFGADCDHEAMTGEEVRRRLMQGYMVSLRHSSIRPDLPKLLDDIHELDIAVYDRFMMTTDGASTAFYENGVIDELIRIAIEKGVPIFDAYNMATINVARYYNFEHLHGNIATGRVANINILSDEMNPTPVSVLAKGQWVKRDGEAIDAAKEMDWSEMGFEPLNMDWDLTLDDMQFSMPFGIKMENSVITKPYSISIDVSAEELSSKHDECFFMLIDRHGKWRINTMLKGFATELQGLASSFSNTGDIILIGKSKQDMMAAFNRMKEIGGGIVACENGVPVKEIPLRLQGIMSSHPVTELMAEEKKLLEYLKEKGYKFADPIYSLLFFSSTHLPYIRITQEGIYDVMKKTVLFPTIMR
- a CDS encoding DUF3048 domain-containing protein — encoded protein: MRKKWIAVLAAAIVLTAGCSSKETEKKEATEHKEKVIEVDEVVAPEELPYQFPLTGVGTAEESSDRAVAVVVNNHPKARPQSGLHKADVVHEVLAEGDVTRFVAIFQSEKPEKIGPVRSAREYFIGLASGFDSFFIAHGYSPEAKEMLERGAIDNINGMQYDGTLFKRADFRKAPHNSYITYKNIVKGAETRGYALDEAPAPAVFLSSEEAGQLEGTPAEEFMVKYGSPSFDAIYEYDTAEQKYHRFNGSEETVDLETKDPVLLDNILVVQMDHQVIDSAGRRVIDMDSGGKGYLFQKGKVNEIQWKNEAGRITPYKDGVKAGFVPGKTWINIVPSISDVSFDSQQ